The following DNA comes from Anastrepha obliqua isolate idAnaObli1 chromosome 1, idAnaObli1_1.0, whole genome shotgun sequence.
TACAACACAATAACAATTTCCAGCATTTATAAAAGGCGATGTTAAGaatttaaatacagggtgggccaaataagacctactactactacgcagcaggtccatagtttgcctagcagtatgcgcagttgctccatcttgttgaaaccacaaattaggatactgctccgccattggtcgcaaaaagttttcaatcaatgttctgtaagaagctcctgaaatcgattccggcgtttcatcctcattttcgaagaaatatggaccgataactctagtggccataacaccgcaccaaacagtacatttaggtgggtgcaactgatgttggtgtgttgcccttggattttcagagccccacaatctacagttttgtttgttgacataaccatttaaatggaaatgcgcttcatccgacatatgccgatatttacgctgtgttaaaacgattgatcgttgacaagaataaaaaaacttgataattttcacgcgttgtgttgtactgtagggctCCATAATAAATtcccaacaattcaattataacctacaaaaagagaaaaataaatatgtcaaaaaagaaaaaagttatttgtgcgtaacattagtaggtcttatttgaaaacaatattttccttttgtatttgaaaatacattttgtattagatacattttattataatattgacTAGTAAGCCCTACTTCATCATTTCATACTTCAATCGTAAGTCCAATCTTCGAATGCAAGAATGTTAGAATGatgtatatttacaaaattataaacgttgcattttaattagaacaggctagaaaaaatgccatgaagaaagaactaaaaccccgagactaaataacaagaaaaaatgctaaatcaagttacggaAATGgtatctggccatactggtgctaatacgacgtcacgcattgtcaaatttgctgagaacaaagtaacggtaccacgataggcgccatctcattattctttccatcatgcttcgaatgcatattttatttgacGTTAAAGATTTTGCTTTAAAAGTGATCACACATACTGTTTGTCAAAATTATCTGAATTAACAACTGTGACGTGGGCTGTACGTAACCAAtagtcatttttattttcaagatgCTCGTCAAGGAAACACATTGAAAATATCGCCTCACTAATAGCCCCTGGTGACGCTGAAGCATGCATGTCCAGCAGGTTCATATGTGTGCATGTCGGGTGATACtcgtacttgcttcgtgtcacacatacttgttgtcggcttttgcatgatgaaaatcaaaaattttagatattagcgtcaagcacccgacacgcacacatataagctgcagaACATGAATGCTTGAGCGTCATCAGGAGCTATAAAAGTGCTGCAAGCCGCCGTAGTcgtagttggtgcgtgactagcattcggaattcacagagagaacgtaggttcgaatctcggtgaaacaccaaaattaagaaaaacatttttctaatagcggtcgcccctcggcaggcaatggcaaacctccgagtgtatttctgccatatttctgccatgaaaaaactcctcataaaaatatctgccgttcggagtcggcttgaaactgtaggtccctccattagtgaaacaacatcaacacgcacaccacaaataggaggaggagctcagccaaacacccaaaaagggtgtacgcgccaattatatacatatatataggtatatcttatatataaaataaagtcaagtttttgtgtgtgttcgctaaccggccatatctttgcaccgaatgaaaccaaacttacacacattgttaagtaggtattgaagatggtttacgtatagtttggatgcctattggtggataagGCTCGAGATAtacataggtcaaaacgtggacccgggtaaccttctgatatgtatgtacaatatgggtatcaaatggaagctgttggtgaaagctttagtacagagtagttttcatgccgctccgtgactagggtctcgagatagagaccaaaacgtggtattgaataaagaaataaataatatgaaaatcatatcttttctgttctaaaccatatctattctattttagtgtgcccagcgaagcgggccgggtttgctagtatatatatatataagtgctgcaagaaataaataatttaatagaaaaagaagaaaatattacggtttttatttaaaatattccgCCGATATAGAGAAAGATACATATTCCATAGGCCTTCATAGCTCTTGTATAGTTCTTTGAATCGCAATACTTCACGACGAATTTTATCATTCGTTCAATTGCGTCAAAATCTTTGCAACGCAAAATTAGAGAATTCATTTACAAGAATTGCGATCGGCTGTCAAGTTGAAACGCGCTTTGAAAGTGGGAGCCAGTATACCCCCAGTATACTAAATTGAAAGGACAACTGGAACGTGTAACATCCAAATagtaaatttaaactaaatttttcttaaacatCTTGACGCAATAATAATAAGGTGTGGCCAGTTGAGGGGTGTTTGTAGTAATTATGACAATTTTGGTAGCTTCGCATAGAATGATGCCATCATGCACATAACAGAAAAAAACTAAAGTACTATTCTGCTAAACAAGTAAAAGAAGACATcaccgttttttgttttgacttgCGTGCTTAATATTTCttatggcctctggtgacggtccagcatgcttgactgcgctttgtgtgtgttagtgcagtcgggtgtcgtcgtgACACACGTATTTGTTGTCGGCTACGCGTACGATgcttgatgaaaatcaaaaatttttgatattttcgtttGACGCTTACTTTTTGGATCGTGTCGGAGTCTGATGGACAAAACAGCAGGGTTGTATTTAGCATTgcggttagtatttagtgtgcggttgcccaatagcatattactcgtaaatacatacctacatatactaaaaataagcacaatccgtatgaaatatgtacataaataagcaaaaaatttaaaaatttatatgtaaatgaaattatttaaaactgatatacatatgtatgtaagtaatttaataataataaagttatgaacccgaaaaacgtaagttataattaaaaacatgacttattgcgattttttaatataacacagaaattgggtaacaaaaaaattctcaaacaacgaacagaataagttaaagcagattacctttaatttttgtaaaatatcccaaactcaaatttaattcccttacctacgcttttcagccatagaataattacgtatatacaaatttacataagccAACACACagtattcaataaaattacattatgtacataagactaattaaaagtagaagtccaaaaggatataacgagctttgaAGTTTATAAACTCACTTCAATTCAAatcattacatttcaattgaattaattttaagataaatatgtaattataaacatttgaacacgtcatttctccattaagcaaaaatgaactgttttcgtcagttatttttggcgcgtttcttctggcagccTGCCATtgcgcctatcagctgttcaaaatcccataatgtgtgagtgctgccaagttttgaaacgtcctcatgggcgcgcttCACTTAAGTTTCACATCTTATTATCTATGGTATTTAGTTTGTGTTGATATTCGAAATGGACAAGTGCACCGAAGATAAGCAATTCATattgaaattcattgaaaattatCAATGTTTACCAGCATTGTGGAATGCAAAAGTAGAAGCATATTGTGATCGCGAGGAAAAGGCGAAACAGtatgaaattttattggaaatataCAAAGAGCGGTACCCGAGTGCAACAGTAgaagatgtaaaaaaaaaaattaatgttttgcgGACAAATTTGCAGCGTGAAAAACAACGTCTTGCTGAAATAAGCAGAAGTGGCGCAGGTTCCGAGGAATCACTGGAGACAAATCTTTTTTACTATGATGAAATGGAGTTCTTAAGCGACATGGAAACCCCATGCTCATCAAAGAGTAGCACTGGTAGTAAGGTAAGTACAGTAAACAgcctttttatattaattgtatacgtatgtacatatatatatatatatatatatataggtacatatatgtatttatatacgtTTGTATGTCCCAATTTTCTTTTCAAGTGAGTGGACATTTGCAATTGTGTTGCATGcacaatgcacatacatatatgtatgtatgtatatacacataaatatattatacaaaaattaataaaggggatgcgacaattttttgtatttgccttttgtatttgtaaatgcTTGCAAAAAAATCCTAGTGCATGTGTGAAATAGTTggccagtttttgttgttgtgtaaaaatgaaaacaaattttttttacaaaattgaacATTATCGCCCATTCCCTCATACTTTACACTCCCCAAATGAAACATAAgcttatttttacgatttaaaagtgtttgttatttaattatgtaCGGCAATATTATTCAAATTAACGTAAGTACTTTTGTTGCCACGAAACAGCTCCTTCATTTATAAAGTACTCTGCAAAATTGTTCcgaatttttttcgctttgttCGAAGAGTTTCTTAAATGTGTAATTTCCAATACAATAAGATGTGATTCCCTTCGCCATGCTCCTTGAGCTATACTTCCAGAGTTTACATCTTCTTGGTCAATTAAGTGGCTGAATGAATAGGACTTTTTCTTacttaaaaaattgtgcaaatagCAGCAAGCCAGTACTATTATTTGAGCCTTTTCTGGGGCCAACTGAATAGTCGTTTGTAGAACTCCGAATCGTGAcactaaaattccaaaaacattCTCAACAATTCTGCGTGCTCTACTTAATCTATAGTTGAAAAttctttgtgtgtttgttagGTTTGTCCCAGGATATGGTTTAATTAAATGTTCCTGCATTTGGAAAGCATTGTCAGCAACAAAGACGTACGGCAGCGCTTTATCGCTTTTCGTCAACTGCGATGGACCAGGTAGTGGTAAAGTTTTGTTGTAGATAGCTTTCCCAAATTCCGTATTTTTTATGACACCACCATCTGATACACGACCATTTGTGCCAACATCCGCTACTATGAACTCATAGTTTGCATTCACAGTAGCCATGAGAACAatgctataaaattttttataattgtagTATAGTGCGCCAGAGTTGGGTGGTCTTTTGATGGCAATATGTTTGCCATCGATCGCTGCAAGGCAATTTGGGAAGTTCCAAATTTCTCCAAACCCATCGGCTATAGCTTTCCATTCAATTTCAGACTGCGGCACctgaatatatttcaaaatcaataaaaaaaatattattgtacttTTCATTCAaggtatatgttttatttttatttcagaatcTGTTAACGGCCACGAGAAGAAAAGAAGCAAAGAGGAAGCCAGATGCTGCTGAAGCCTTGGTGGAAATCGCCACAAAGCGGTTTTCATCAAAAgatagaaataaaacaacagTTATTACGGATTCATGGGCAGTAAAATTAGAGCGGATGGCTCCTAATCAAAGAATTCTCTGTGAAAAATTCGTAGAGGACATACTGTTTGAGGGCCAGATGGGAACATTACACAGAAATTCCCTACAAATAAATGCAGGATACCATCCAATACCCTCAGCAACCAGCCACACGGGCGCACCAACACCAACATCCAGAAGCAATAATTCCACACCACTGGAATTCCACAGCCATAGCAGCAATAGTTCAAACAATGACAGTGAATCGTAAGAATCGATTTCACAATTCTTCTCCACATTTACCGATTCTTAAATATTATAGTAGTCATATCCTCATTTTAATGTTAAGCCGACCAATAGTCATAAAAAcagtaatatttttgaattattttcagttaaatatttataatttggtaaaaatggattttttattatatatatatatacatatgtatattggaataaaagttgaatttttttgaaaaaagaaaaaaagtaattaatcaatttttacaTTCCTCTttgcttttttcaaaactaatttttttacttgcttAAATGTACTTACCTTAATAGCATTTGAAAGACATGAAATAATAGCCTCACAAGTTTCTATAACAATCACTCCCAGGGATCGTGGAGAAATTGCAGTTAAAAACTTCAGATCTTCAAACTTTTCTCCAGTCGCCAAATACCTTAATGTTGATGATAAGCGCATGTTGGGTGTTATTGCATCTCGCatacatgtattttgttttgctattaaTGGCGCCACCATGCCCAAAAGCTCTTCAAATTTTTCCGAGTCCATtcgcataaaatttttatacagtaggttctgtttttatgcggcttttttttatgcggttttgaaatagtgcggtttttttttaaattacaaaatgcatgtcgacctatcgggaattgtacatataaacaagattctaaaccagctaagcaaaaactcatcacagattacatcagaaatgctaaccctacaagtatggaagatatataaagatataattttcaaagatacaatcttttgtttaagcgattttatttaattatttcagattcatgcggtctatggaacgtatctatagtaataatatgggactagtgcccttttttatgcgattatttcagatttatgcggttttagcatttgaaacgtatctatagttttactatagaactagtagctttttttatgctgtttcttttttatgctgtttcttgcggaacgtatctaccgcataaaaacagaacctactgtattcgTCTTTACATGATAATTTTAATTCACTTAAAAGATGCTCATGAGTAAACTTTTTACGTTTTGCGTACAGGCTTTTCATCCacactttttttatctcttttcttctttttttttaacaaaactgcAATAGTTGcaagtaataaaaatgtatcatCCGATGACGACATATTTACTTCTAAATACAACTGTGGATTGatcgctttttgttttgaacgTTACCGGGCAAACgacaagcacccgacacgcacacatataaagtgctTGACAAGCAATGCTGGACTCTGAAGCGGTCATATTagcaaaaattttgatatgtgtttatatttgaatatattttactgCGAATAgcgattttttggttttaagttTCTCAATTGAACATTGAATATTATTTGCCAAAATGGAGGAAAACCAACAAAATAAACAGCGTAGAAAACCCGCACAACAGTCAACACCAGAAGAAATGCATCTAGAAGACGCAAATGGAATGGCACATTTACACTATCGCCGATTTCTTCAACTTAATGGTGATTTAAATTGGGCCGATCAAATGCGGCCTAGGACCGCTGTTGAGAACCGAGCAGCTGCTTTTGCTAGAGCAGAGTCGGAGGTTAGACAACAGCCAATGAGGCCACCTCAGCAAATTAGGCAGAACAACAATAATGGACCCAAACAAAGACGAAGACCCCCACCTCCGGCAACAACAGAGACACCACCCAGGGATGAACCATTGTATGCAGTTAACGGTAGGCTCAGCAATGAAGAATACTGGGCCAGAACTTTGGCCATTCTGAAAGTTCTACCTAGCTCCGCCTATGAAAGTTCCAGCGTTACAGCCAATGATTGAATCTCTAACAGCCATCAGCGCtgagtaatataatatatctcaACCTTGTATGAATTCGGAATTTCGGGATAAAAATAGGGCATGAGTGCAGAATAGCTACATTTCTTAAGCTAAAAATATTGGATACAGGGTGATTGAGAGGTTTTATTTGACCTGTTGTATCTCGTCGTGTTACTTTCAATGTCTATCGGTTCTGTAGCTATTCAGCATTTGCTCCTTTACGTAATCACTTTTTGACGTGACGtgacgtcttataattcgatttaacaggctgcacgcacgaaaaaatgtgtcgttactttgctcattagtgttaccttgctcatatgtcgttaccttgctcattagtgttaccttgctcatatgtcgttaccttgctcattgccgttaccttgctcatttgtcgttaccttgctcattgcattgaatgaactgcaagcgaaagcgcggaacgaacgacaaagcaaacaaagcaaacgaacggcaacgttcgacatcttgctctctcctacttaagtgagcgtatatatgtatgtatatgcgcatatgtacatatataaattcacgtatttgtatttgcatatgccttcttattgattattattaatttgattcacttgaagaatttaaaataaaaccaagtttgttaataatacctgttgttttaatgttattattattaatttttttattatatatgaaggaaaaaatgtatggtaatatttaccatataccttataagatatgttgtctatactaatattataaagaggaaaactttgtttgtaatgaataggctcaaaaactactgaaccgattttaaaaattctttcaccattcgaaagctacatcatccacgagtaacatggattatattttattttggaaatagggctcgagatataggtcaaaacgtggacccgggtaaccttcggatgtgtatgtacaatatgggtatcaaatggaagctgttggtgaatgctttagtccagagtatttttcatgccgctccgtgactagggtctctagatagagaccaaaacgtggaccctagaatgtgtttgtacaatatggatatcaaattgaagctgttggtgaatgcttatGAtatgtcttataattctatgtagccggctgcacgcaccatcgttatcttgctcatgcgtcgttaccttgcttgaacagcatgttatgttatgttatgttatgttacgatatgttatgttatgttatgttatgttatggtatggtatgttatgttatgtttttttgttatgttatgtaatgttatgttatgttgtgttatgttatgttatgttatgttatgttatgttatgttatgttatgttatgttat
Coding sequences within:
- the LOC129252984 gene encoding uncharacterized protein LOC129252984, whose product is MDKCTEDKQFILKFIENYQCLPALWNAKVEAYCDREEKAKQYEILLEIYKERYPSATVEDVKKKINVLRTNLQREKQRLAEISRSGAGSEESLETNLFYYDEMEFLSDMETPCSSKSSTGSKNLLTATRRKEAKRKPDAAEALVEIATKRFSSKDRNKTTVITDSWAVKLERMAPNQRILCEKFVEDILFEGQMGTLHRNSLQINAGYHPIPSATSHTGAPTPTSRSNNSTPLEFHSHSSNSSNNDSES